In Synechococcus sp. A18-25c, a single window of DNA contains:
- a CDS encoding secondary thiamine-phosphate synthase enzyme YjbQ encodes MTSQLLSLSTEAPFQYLPLTAALRQFVQVHGERDGAVVVSGQHTTTAVIINELEERLLMDLKRWLSRMAPPGDDWKHDDLHLRPGIPDDEPRNAHAHLQALLLGNQVTVNVCNGELQLGQYQDVLLVELDGPRQRKVSLQWLSA; translated from the coding sequence ATGACCTCCCAGCTCCTCAGCCTCAGCACCGAGGCACCTTTTCAGTATCTGCCACTTACTGCAGCGCTGCGTCAATTCGTGCAAGTGCATGGTGAGCGCGATGGCGCTGTGGTCGTGTCAGGCCAGCACACCACCACTGCCGTGATCATCAACGAACTGGAGGAACGGCTGCTGATGGACCTGAAACGGTGGCTCAGCCGGATGGCTCCTCCGGGCGATGACTGGAAGCATGACGACCTGCATCTTCGCCCAGGCATCCCTGACGATGAGCCACGCAATGCCCATGCGCACTTGCAGGCTTTGCTGCTGGGCAACCAAGTGACCGTGAATGTCTGCAATGGAGAGTTGCAACTGGGCCAGTATCAGGACGTGCTGCTGGTGGAACTGGATGGACCACGGCAACGCAAGGTGTCATTGCAGTGGCTTTCGGCGTGA
- a CDS encoding Nif11-like leader peptide family natural product precursor, with product MSEEQLKAFLEKVKGDTSLQEKLNAAASPEAALEIANDAGFAITAEDIQSMQSTTGEVSDEELEGAAGGRCIRRSAVICHFSNPTKANVNC from the coding sequence ATGTCAGAAGAGCAACTCAAAGCCTTTCTAGAGAAGGTCAAAGGCGATACCAGCCTTCAGGAAAAGCTCAATGCAGCAGCCTCACCTGAAGCTGCTCTTGAAATCGCCAATGACGCAGGGTTTGCAATTACTGCGGAAGATATTCAATCAATGCAATCGACAACGGGAGAAGTGTCAGATGAGGAGCTGGAAGGTGCAGCAGGTGGACGTTGCATTCGGAGGTCGGCCGTAATTTGTCACTTTTCAAACCCAACAAAGGCGAATGTCAATTGTTAA
- a CDS encoding nucleoside deaminase: MALATLWREVGDSMVSDQDQALMREAIRLMRDAGVVHKTGGPFGAVIAKDGQIVAAAGNSVVRDLDPSAHAEVNAIRAACQTLGTWDLSGCVLYTSCECCPMCYATAYWAGIRTVFYAAAWSDYSDLFSDQEINEDMQRAKDKREIKLTQILQGEAFDVWKEFRLLPDGARY, from the coding sequence GTGGCCTTGGCCACTCTGTGGCGAGAGGTTGGCGACAGCATGGTCTCGGATCAGGATCAGGCGCTGATGCGTGAAGCGATCCGTCTGATGCGGGACGCTGGCGTGGTGCACAAGACAGGTGGGCCCTTCGGTGCTGTGATCGCCAAGGACGGACAGATCGTGGCCGCAGCTGGAAATAGCGTTGTGAGGGATCTCGACCCCAGTGCTCATGCTGAGGTCAACGCCATTCGGGCGGCTTGTCAAACGCTGGGGACCTGGGACCTCAGTGGTTGTGTGTTGTACACAAGTTGTGAGTGTTGTCCGATGTGTTACGCAACGGCGTATTGGGCTGGCATCCGTACTGTTTTCTATGCCGCGGCTTGGTCGGATTACAGCGATTTGTTCTCCGATCAGGAGATCAATGAGGACATGCAACGGGCCAAAGACAAGCGCGAAATCAAGCTCACGCAGATTCTTCAGGGTGAGGCGTTTGACGTCTGGAAGGAATTTCGTTTGCTCCCTGATGGGGCTCGCTACTGA
- a CDS encoding Nif11-like leader peptide family RiPP precursor, whose product MVTEAGFSISANDLKKAQSEISDEELESAAAGNDAQRDRWCWFGDSMCQ is encoded by the coding sequence ATTGTGACAGAGGCTGGCTTTAGCATCTCTGCTAATGACTTGAAGAAAGCTCAATCAGAAATTTCAGATGAAGAACTGGAAAGTGCAGCCGCTGGTAATGATGCACAACGGGATAGATGGTGTTGGTTTGGTGACTCTATGTGTCAGTGA